The sequence ACCCTTGACAGTGGTTGGAAGTGTCTTCTCTCTGCCTTTTGGGTATTCGGTAAGATCAAGAGAGGCTGCAcaggaggagaagaaagacTATATATATGATGAGACGACGAGAGTAAAGAAGGGAAGTGAGGGATATGAGCTGTCACACAGATATTTTGGCTATTATTTctctgttttatttgtttgttggttATTAGTTCCCTTCATTATTTCACCAGCCAAAATAATTCACCAGCAATGAATATGAACTGATcaacttaaattttttgttgaaccaaacaaaaataacataaaaaattcCAACTTTCAATACTGAATTAATTAAACAGATGAATAAAGACACCTTTATATTATACATGGGAGGaaaatcaatcttgaaagatAGGGCAATAACTATATAGTGCCACAATGCGTTAGCTCATGTGAGTATGCgattatatttttgttgttttcaatttttaaatacAATCGATAGTCAAAGTAATAGGAGGAACGATGATTTTTCAAACACACTTTTTCGCTAAGCTAAACCTGTTTGCAAGCATGCAATTATCTTTGGAAGACTGCACAATAGGCATGGGCTTAGGAAATGGCCGTCATAGTTTTTAGGGAACGTATTTGGACCAAACAACAGGATCAAGTGTACTTTCAGATTTATTTAAGATAAGAGATTTACACAAGATGCAGTAGTTTGATCACATTTCTAAGGGCTTCAGGCCCAAACACACAAATAAAACGACGTAGTAGTAGCACAACTCCCATCTACTGTACCAGGCTAGCAGCAGCAAGCAACAAAGAATATTTCTCTGGCagcacataaaaaataatatcccCATCACACAAACCCGTAGCAGAAAAAGTTCCTATCCAAGAAGAACGTCTCTAATGGAATGCAGCTCAGATGCAGAATCACTGATATTCTTCAGACGGTCCGTTGGAGATTCAGCAGAGCATTCAATTCCAATTCTAAATATTGAATTCAAGCACACCTCAATCTTTTGAACCCTTCTCTCGTTGGTGCCTCCTTCAAAAAGTGTTGAATCTACAATCTCCATAACTCGATTAGGGAAAGCCATTTTAACATAAGTATGAAGGTTTAGGTCCCCATTAAACATGTCATCGGTGGGTCGCTTTCCTGCGAACATCTCTAACAGAAGAATACCAAAGCTGTAGACATCTCCATTTGTTGACACCTCGCTTCCCATACCGTACTCTACCATTGAAACATCATAAGATATTATCAGCACAATTGTTAGTAAAATAGCCAAACTTCGTaagatttaaaaagaaaacaaggacACCACTTACCTGGAGCAGCATAACCAACCGTTCCTTTTATTCCAATGGAACTTGTGTGATTGTTGGAAACATTAATACCAGTTTCTTGGGAGAGAAATCTTGCGAGTCCGAAGTCAGAAACATGTCCAGTCATCTCGTTGTCCAAAAGAACATTGCTTGGCTTGAGATCACAATGAACTATCGGTGTTTCGCAATGATTATGAAGATAATCCAATGCACAAGCAACATCAATGGCAATCTCTAGCCTTTGATCTAGATTTAAACTCTTGGGTCCCTCTCTTACCTCTTCAATTTCAGTAGGAGGATGCAGCCACTTCTCTAAGCTTCCTCTGTCCAGGTACTTGTAAACCAGAGCCTTGAAGTCATTACCATGAAAGTCAACACTTGAACACGCAGTTATAATCTCGACAAGATTTCGATGCTTGATGTTTCTTAAAGCCTCACATTCGGCCATGAAACTCTTCGATGCTCCATGGCGTAACAAGTTGAACACCTTCACAGCAACAAGTTGATGTTTATCATTATCATCAAGAATTCCTTTGTACACAGACCCAAAACTGCCTGCCCCAATCAAATTAGCCGAAGAGAACTCGTCAGTAGCTCTTAGAAGAGTAGCATATGACACTTGCAAAAAATGGTTCGCCAATGTGCTCAACGGaatctctttccttttccttcttgaCGAACAGAGGAAGAAATAGGACATCACCATAACTATTCCAAGAAGAGCAACTCCGCAAAGTACTAACGGGATTATTAATTTCAAGCTACGAGATAATCCTCCTTTTCTGGACTTGCACTTGGGCAGTTGCAGATCAGCAATACCTCCACAGAGCTTGGTGTTGCCAGTAATTGAAATCGCACTTGCATTTTTAAAAGCACCTCCTCCAGTTGGTACCGCTCCccaaaattcattgaatgataggTCTAGTTTCTTCAAGAAGACAAAGCCCCCTaagaattttggaatttcacCCGACAAATTGTTGCGAGAAAGGTCTAATTCTCCTATGGCTTTCAACCCAATCATAGATGAGGGAATAGGCCCCTTGAAGAAGTTGCCTTGCAAGTACAAAACTTCTATACTCTCACATGAACCAAGGCTACTAGGAAGTTCTCCGGATAACATGTTATTAGAAACGTCCAGTACACCTAGACTCTTCAACTTTCCAACCTCCATCGGAAGAGAACCCGTAAGGTTGTTCATCGACAAGTTCAAAAGCACTGATAAGGACGGGAGGCCGATAACTTGTTGAGGTATTGCGCCACTAAGTTTATTATTAGATAAATCCAATTCTATCAGCTGTTGGCAATCTCCCAAGCTTGAAGGGATGACGCCTTCAAGATTATTTCCTTGTAAGAAGAGTCTGTATAACTTGGTTAAATTTCCTAAAGAGGACGGAATGCTTCCTGATAatgattaaaagaaatatctaATTCCACAAGGCTTGACATCTTCTGAATTTCAGTGGGAATGTTACCCGTCAAGCTATTTTCCGTCATAACTAACGACTCCAAGTTGATCAAATTCCCTAATTCTGTTGGGATACTTCCATGTAGTTGGTTtctgaaaacccaaaactttTCAAGCTTGGTTGAAAGATTGGATATTGATGTGGGCAACGTCCctccaaaattgttttcaccCACCAACAACTGTATTAACTCTGTGGCATTGGTCAAGTCCGAAACGAAACTCAAGTCACCATCTGTACCGCTTCCGAGATGATTCCGTTGAATGAAGAATATCTCTAGGTCTTGAAGATTTCGGAAATCCGGCATCTGACCTGTGAAGTTGTTAAATTGCATTTGAAGTAATCGCAGACTTGTGGCATTTGATAGTGAGAGAGGCAAGGATCCAAAAAATTGGTTGTAGAAATGCTAAAGGATTGGAGATTAGGAAGAGTTTTTCCTAAGTCTGATGGAAGCCTCCCTTGAATTTTGTTACTTCCTACGCTAAAGACACCAAGAGCAGAGAGGTTATAGATGGAGGGAGGAATGGTACCAGATAAGTTGTTTGAGCCCAATGACAAAATTGTTAAGTTTTTCAATTGGCCCAGAGAAGTAGGGATGCTTCCCACCAAGCTATTTTGAGTTGCAGCAAGTACCTCGAGAGACGAAAGGTTTCCCAAGGAAGGAGGGATCTCTCCTGTTAAATTATTAGCTTGTACAACAAATTCGAAGCTTCGACAAAGAGCCAAATTCAGATGGAATTTTACCCACCAACCCGTTGAAACCGAAATCATGAAGATGAGGTTGGAGCAATATGATATGTTGTATGGAATAGGGCCACTAAATGAGTTGTTGTGTAGATATAGTACCTGCAATCTACGCAAATTCCCAATTTCTGGAGGGATTTTATTGCTGAAGCTGTTGTTTTGGAGTCTTAGAGCCCTTAGGAAACTTAGATTTCCTATGTGTGGGGATAGGGACCCTGCCAGCTTTTGAGATTGGAGGTCTAGCCTTGTGACCCTTTGTTGGTGTCGTCGACTGCAGGTGACACCGTGCCAGAAGCAAAAGTGAATGGATTCATTCCAGGAGCTCGTTACATTATGAGGATCTTGCTTTATTTGAGCTTTGATGGCTAGCAGTGCAAGCCTATCGGTCTCGTTGCCTCCCATTCTCAAATGCATGGAGCAAACGAACAATGCTCCATTCACAAGTGAGTATGTTAATAAAATCAgtttcaaaaccaaaacccccattttgaatttgtttatcaGAAGCGGGTAATATTATATTCCCATTTGATTATGAAGGCATGGCAAACTGGTTTATAAGATTGAGTAATGCGCTTAACTAAGTCCCAGTCATTACGATCAGCCACGGTTGACTTGCTTTCCAAAGACACAAAACTTTGACTTGCTTCCATTAGTCACTTGCAAAGAATTAGCCATAAATCACGCAGACGCTGTCATTGGATTGGAAGCTGATAGGGGCTTCACTCTCTCAATCACCCCATGACTTTTCTTTGGTC is a genomic window of Prunus dulcis unplaced genomic scaffold, ALMONDv2, whole genome shotgun sequence containing:
- the LOC117612834 gene encoding probable LRR receptor-like serine/threonine-protein kinase At3g47570: MGVLVLKLILLTYSLVNGALFVCSMHLRMGGNETDRLALLAIKAQIKQDPHNVTSSWNESIHFCFWHGVTCSRRHQQRVTRLDLQSQKLAGSLSPHIGNLSFLRALRLQNNSFSNKIPPEIGNLRRLQVLYLHNNSFSGPIPYNISYCSNLIFMISVSTGWWVKFHLNLALCRSFEFVVQANNLTGEIPPSLGNLSSLEVLAATQNSLVGSIPTSLGQLKNLTILSLGSNNLSGTIPPSIYNLSALGVFSVGSQMPDFRNLQDLEIFFIQRNHLGSGTDGDLSFVSDLTNATELIQLLVGENNFGGTLPTSISNLSTKLEKFWVFRNQLHGSIPTELGNLINLESLVMTENSLTGSIPSSLGNLTKLYRLFLQGNNLEGVIPSSLGDCQQLIELDLSNNKLSGAIPQQVIGLPSLSVLLNLSMNNLTGSLPMEVGKLKSLGVLDVSNNMLSGELPSSLGSCESIEVLYLQGNFFKGPIPSSMIGLKAIGELDLSRNNLSGEIPKFLGGFVFLKKLDLSFNEFWGAVPTGGGAFKNASAISITGNTKLCGGIADLQLPKCKSRKGGLSRSLKLIIPLVLCGVALLGIVMVMSYFFLCSSRRKRKEIPLSTLANHFLQVSYATLLRATDEFSSANLIGAGSFGSVYKGILDDNDKHQLVAVKVFNLLRHGASKSFMAECEALRNIKHRNLVEIITACSSVDFHGNDFKALVYKYLDRGSLEKWLHPPTEIEEVREGPKSLNLDQRLEIAIDVACALDYLHNHCETPIVHCDLKPSNVLLDNEMTGHVSDFGLARFLSQETGINVSNNHTSSIGIKGTVGYAAPEYGMGSEVSTNGDVYSFGILLLEMFAGKRPTDDMFNGDLNLHTYVKMAFPNRVMEIVDSTLFEGGTNERRVQKIEVCLNSIFRIGIECSAESPTDRLKNISDSASELHSIRDVLLG